One stretch of Rhizoctonia solani chromosome 8, complete sequence DNA includes these proteins:
- a CDS encoding epoxide hydrolase, translating into MAAYTDIKPFSIAVPDAQLQELRTKLDLTRLPDELELPAGQEWEWGIPLAVLKPAIEHWRTKYDWRKVEAHINQTLPQFTTYIDSANHGPQEVHFVHKRSNNPNATPLVFVHGWPGNFLEVSKMIDELANPSDPKYPAFHVVAPSLPGFVFSQRAATPGMNARGTAYLFDKLMAKLGYKYYMAQGGDWGSLVCRAFAVYHQETCLAIHKNVNFDGVPTLLKNPIMTLRTILGFAGLPGGYSKKTIEGLKSASGFISGGSGYMRIQGTRPQTLAVAMTDSPAGLLAWIGEKLYVWTDSYPWTADEIITWTMLYWINGPAGGFRYYKENPFAGNPGSPEAMAEMNNLTSVWSPTPLGFSWFPKEIGSPPAEWSGINQKLVYTKEHTKGGHFAAWEVPELLLGDVRDFAEVVLPQEHRLRAP; encoded by the exons ATGGCCGCTTATACCGACATCAAACCATTCAGCATTGCTGTTCCCGATGCCCAGCTCCAAGAACTGCGTACCAAGCTCGATCTTACACGTCTACCCGACGAACTTGAGCTTCCCGCCGGTCAAGAATGGGAATGGGGCATTCCGCTCGCTGTTCTCAAGCCCGCCATCGAACACTGGCGCACAAAGTACGACTGGCGCAAGGTAGAAGCACACATCAATCAGACCTTGCCGCAGTTTACGACATATATTGACTCGGCGAATCATGGGCCACAAGAGGTACACTTTGTTCATAAGAGATCAAATAATCCGAATGCCACTCCGTTGGTCTTTGTGCATGGGTGGCCCGGGAACTTCCTCGAG GTATCTAAAATGATTGACGAATTGGCGAACCCAAGCGATCCTAAGTACCCTGCGTTCCATGTTGTTGCTCCATC TCTTCCAGGTTTCGTATTTTCTCAACGCGCAGCTACTCCTGGGATGAATGCAAGGGGAACCGCTTATTTGTTTGACAAACTGATGGCGAAACTTGGGTACAAGTACTATATGGCGCAAGGAGGAGATTG GGGCTCTCTTGTATGTCGTGCCTTCGCGGTATACCACCAAGAAACCTGTTTGGCGATCCACAAGAACGTAAATTTCGATGGCGTCCCAACGTTGCTCAAAAACCCCATTATGACACTGCGAACAATTCTTGGCTTCGCCGGTCTTCCTGGAGGATATTCCAAGAAGACGATTGAAGGGTTGAAGAGCGCCTCTGGGTTCATTTCTGGCGGCTCAGGCTACATGAGAATACAAGGGACCCGACCACAA ACACTTGCTGTTGCAATGACAG ACAGCCCCGCTGGACTTCTCGCTTGGATTGGTGAGAAGCTCTATGTATGGACAGATAGCTATCCTTGGACTGCAGACGAAATTATAACGTGGACTATGCT GTATTGGATTAATG GTCCTGCTGGAGGATTTAGGTACTACAAAGAGAATCCATTTGCAGGAAATCCTGGCAGTCCTGAAGCAATGGCAGAAATGAATAACCTTACCTCAGTCTGGTCGCCCACTCCACTCGGATTTTCTTGGTTCCCAAAGGAGATTGGCAGCCCCCCCGCAGA ATGGAGTGGTATTAACCAAAAACTGGTCTACACAAAAGAGCATACTAAAGGTGGCCACTTTGCCGCTTGGGAAGT ACCCGAACTCTTGCTAGGAGATGTTAGGGACTTCGCAGAAGTGGTGCTGCCCCAAGAACACCGATTACGAGCTCCATGA
- a CDS encoding histone deacetylase complex, SIN3 component, with protein sequence MESGRPVSRSSIEGRGETSSGETAAPPTASSTPAPPVRMGPEPPPKTAKDASETPRHMSTEPTNGASGNNTMLPPLPLPLPLPLPPPSSLSHTQTGTTPGPSVLPGLASLTSSVPPFGHGSTKSGDDRAKTPGAGPGLPPFGPGLPPITSVSAAGTPGPTSLLPSASPNTVPLPLAAPTPLPMNPNALNPRYSPPRSPLPADAPAPSSPEARPLNVKDALSYLEMVKVKFQDKPDVYNHFLDIMKDFKSQAIDTPGVIDRVSSLFNGHTALIQGFNTFLPQGYRIDCTVDQHDHNLITVTTPSGTTTQTTGGPSRHVLSTHASPAPYPAIVHSTTLPPGLPPLPASPYYQAASPSTVHAVTALQASGPPLIPGTTALSSSALASASAIHPDSALAQKNAPPMVEFNQAVNYVNKIKQRFASDPDTYKQFLEILQTYQKEQRPIAEVYQQVNVLFNNQRDLLEDFQHFLPDHGGNGGSVPGQSAGNSGALFGMVAQIQAAESNWARFTSTAEDKSAGKGKESSAAGGSGGSGGGGGSSSAPTSKPAGNSADKDKRKDAKDREREREREREKERLERERLEKEAREREKEKGKLEAKRKKRGLEKEPEKNGKPGNNSKRTKVAHREDEPYAPGSPPPAQQYHSNPNQPSTSQSLLHHPLSTPDEIAFFERVRKVIDDRTVYQEFVKMLNLFVQEIIDARTLVDRARTYLNDELMVQFKDIMGWDDRTVEVDTGSGEGGPVAPALDRPRIDLGNCPKFGPSYRRLPHSEVNLACSGRDAMCWEVLNDEWVSHPTWLSEESGFTTGKKNSYEEAMHKSEEERHEYDFNIEALLRTIAILEPIKARIDAMDPDKRATFTLDPHLGGQSRGIYQRVIKKVYDKTVGAEVIRALHENPSVAVRVVLDRLKQKEEEWKRAQREWNKVWREVEARNYYKSLDHQGANVKANDKKALTSKQLVLEAEARRKEGHKARHRMVDPTFRRVEREDAGAAPAGMAFVMDDMGVVQDVIKLVLVYLDRSSSSVCAPDEKKRVERFLRTVVPMVFMQDHATFDAAFGDAIDSGGEDYPMSDDTADEGTRKRGTGTGNDLRKRALKNQKAPPRPARPARASPMAVDPPEAVSSESNLPEGVWVRMDEPAPPPAGSSSLSPSSDGKRLKGTIYVNNAVYVLLRIIQIWYSRLVSLKKLAKTLSESETSYLENPLAVQLGLNDAVPPSAHRLIPANSKAINPAEFYPTLLDASERMFDGEIDWQQFEEVARFMFGTKAYVVFTIDLFASRVIKQAQIILGDPRWPELFSLLQKERRETAPGPTSQFLINYRRQVESLIAGEDSREKDNSNLNVHRIVWNGERRVLSFQLLARDDGSVMDSETMNGRWRQYIDSYVLTHQTEGIRGTVAGPLLRRNLRANDSAEETPKYHAEGGLHIKVDMLTYRLFFVSRTEETYCRERTSSEVRQLDEQAKRTASARTKAFDTWLASKTEDRQKQDDVSMEM encoded by the exons ATGGAGAGTGGACGCCCTGTGTCTCGCTCCTCGATTGAGGGTCGAGGTGAGACCTCTTCTGGGGAGACGGCAGCACCCCCGACTGCATCGTCGACACCTGCTCCGCCAGTGCGCATGGGACCCGAACCTCCGCCCAAGACAGCCAAAGATGCATCCGAGACTCCCCGCCACATGTCTACCGAGCCTACGAATGGTGCGAGTGGAAACAACACAATGCTCCCACCTCTGCCCCTGCCCCTACCATTGCCACTGCCCCCACCATCGTCTCTGTCGCACACACAAACGGGAACAACACCAGGTCCGTCTGTGCTGCCTGGACTCGCCTCGCTGACATCATCCGTGCCGCCGTTTGGACACGGATCGACCAAGAGTGGCGATGATCGTGCAAAAACACCTGGAGCTGGACCTGGTCTGCCACCCTTTGGTCCCGGTCTACCCCCCATTACCTCTGTCAGCGCCGCCGGCACACCCGGTCCGACCTCCCTTTTGCCCTCTGCTAGTCCAAACACCGTTCCTCTCCCCCTTGCTGCCCCCACCCCTCTTCCCATGAACCCGAATGCTCTCAACCCGCGCTATTCTCCTCCGCGCTCTCCCCTTCCTGCCGATGCCCCTGCCCCCTCGTCCCCCGAGGCTCGCCCGCTCAACGTCAAGGATGCCTTGTCCTACCTCGAGATGGTCAAGGTCAAGTTCCAGGACAAACCAGATGTCTACAACCACTTTTTGGACATTATGAAGGACTTCAAGAGCCAGGC AATCGACACGCCTGGCGTCATCGACCGAGTCTCGTCGCTTTTCAACGGTCACACCGCTCTCATCCAGGGTTTCAACACTTTCCTCCCTCAAGGTTACCGTATCGACTGCACTGTTGACCAGCACGACCACAACCTTATTACGGTTACCACTCCATCCGGCACCACCACCCAAACAACCGGTGGTCCATCTCGTCATGTGCTTTCTACCCACGCTTCGCCCGCGCCCTACCCGGCCATAGTCCACTCCACCACTCTCCCACCTGGCCTCCCGCCTCTCCCGGCCTCTCCATACTATCAAGCCGCCTCTCCTTCTACGGTCCATGCTGTCACCGCACTCCAGGCATCGGGCCCTCCTCTCATCCCAGGTACCACAGCCCTCTCCTCCTCCGCCCTGGCCTCTGCATCCGCCATCCACCCGGACTCGGCCCTCGCCCAAAAGAACGCCCCGCCCATGGTCGAATTCAACCAAGCTGTGAACTACGTGAACAAGATCAAGCAGCGCTTCGCCTCGGACCCGGACACCTACAAGCAATTCCTCGAGATCCTCCAAACCTACCAAAAGGAGCAACGCCCCATTGCAGAAGTCTACCAGCAGGTCAACGTCTTGTTCAACAACCAGCGCGATTTGTTGGAGGATTTCCAGCATTTTTTGCCCGACCATGGCGGGAACGGCGGGAGCGTTCCTGGTCAATCGGCCGGGAACAGCGGTGCGCTCTTTGGCATGGTCGCTCAGATCCAGGCTGCCGAGAGCAACTGGGCTCGGTTCACCTCTACTGCAGAAGACAAGTCGGCAGGCAAAGGCAAAGAGTCGAGTGCTGCAGGCGGCAGTGGTGGGAGCGGCGGCGGTGGTGGTAGCAGTAGCGCACCCACGAGCAAGCCTGCGGGGAACAGTGCCGACAAGGATAAGCGCAAGGATGCCAAGGACCGTGAGCGCGAACGCGAGCGCGAGCGTGAAAAGGAGCGATTGGAGCGGGAGAGGCTTGAAAAAGAGGCCCGCGAGCGTGAGAAAGAGAAAGGAAAGTTGGAggcaaagaggaagaagcgtgGTTTGGAAAAGGAGCCAGAGAAGAACGGCAAGCCTGGTAACAACAGCAAG AGGACCAAGGTTGCCCATCGCGAAGACGAGCCGTATGCACCTGGCTCCCCGCCGCCTGCCCAACAGTACCACTCGAACCCGAACCAGCCCTCGACGTCTCAATCGCTACTCCACCATCCGCTCTCCACGCCGGACGAGATTGCGTTCTTTGAGCGCGTGCGAAAAGTGATCGACGACCGCACGGTGTACCAAGAATTCGTCAAGATGCTCAACCTCTTTGTCCAGGAAATCATCGACGCCCGAACGCTTGTCGATCGTGCGCGCACGTACTTGAACGACGAACTCATGGTTCAATTCAAGGACATTATGGGCTGGGACGATCGCACCGTCGAAGTCGATACCGGGTCCGGAGAAGGAGGTCCCGTTGCGCCCGCCCTCGACCGCCCGCGAATCGATCTGGGCAATTGTCCCAAGTTTGGACCGAGCTACAGGCGGTTGCCTCATTCT GAAGTTAATCTGGCATGCTCGGGCCGAGACGCCATGTGCTGGGAAGTCCTCAACGACGAGTGGGTCTCCCATCCGACCTGGCTATCCGAAGAATCTGGGTTCACGACCGGCAAGAAAAACTCGTACGAAGAGGCGATGCACAAGTCGGAAGAAGAGCGCCACGAGTACGACTTTAACATCGAAGCCCTCCTCCGCACGATCGCCATCCTCGAGCCGATCAAGGCCCGCATCGACGCGATGGACCCGGACAAGCGAGCGACCTTTACGCTCGATCCTCATCTCGGCGGCCAGTCGCGGGGGATCTACCAGCGCGTGATTAAAAAAGTGTACGACAAGACCGTCGGGGCCGAGGTGATCCGTGCGCTGCACGAGAACCCGTCCGTGGCCGTTCGCGTCGTGCTCGACCGGCTGAAGCAAAAGGAAGAAGAGTGGAAGCGTGCCCAGCGCGAGTGGAACAAGGTCTGGCGCGAGGTCGAGGCGAGGAACTATTATAAGAGTTTGGACCACCAGGGCGCCAACGTCAAGGCCAACGACAAGAAGGCGCTCACGTCCAAGCAGCTCGTGCTCGAGGCCGAAGCGAGGCGGAAAGAGGGCCACAAGGCCCGCCATCGCATGGTCGATCCGACGTTTAGGCGGGTGGAGCGCGAGGACGCGGGTGCTGCGCCCGCCGGCATGGCGTTTGTCATGGACGATATGGGTGTGGTGCAAGACGTCATCAAGCTCGTCTTGGTCTATCTCGACCGCTCGTCGAGCAGCGTGTGTGCGCCGGACGAGAAGAAGCGCGTCGAGCGGTTTTTGAGGACGGTTGTCCCGATGGTGTTTATGCAGGACCACGCAACGTTCGACGCTGCCTTTGGAGACGCCATCGATAGCGGAGGGGAAGATTATCCCATGTCGGACGATACCGCCGACGAAGGCACTCGAAAGCGCGGCACGGGGACAGGAAACGACTTGCGTAAACGTGCGCTGAAGAACCAAAAGGCGCCTCCCCGCCCAGCGAGGCCCGCGCGGGCGTCTCCGATGGCGGTCGACCCACCCGAGGCTGTCTCGTCCGAATCGAACCTGCCCGAAGGTGTGTGGGTGCGCATGGACGAGCCTGCTCCCCCTCCCGCTGGGTCTTCGTCCTTGTCCCCGTCGTCGGATGGCAAACGGCTCAAGGGCACGATATATGTGAACAATGCGGTTTACGTCCTGTTGAGGATCATTCAG ATATGGTACTCCCGTCTGGTCTCGCTCAAGAAATTGGCCAAGACGCTGTCCGAGAGCGAAACGTCGTACCTTGAGAACCCGTTGGCTGTCCAGCTTGGACTGAACGATGCAGTCCCGCCCAGTGCTCATAGGCTTATTCCGGCCAATAGCA AAGCGATCAATCCCGCCGAGTTTTATCCTACATTGTTAGACGCGAGCGAGCGCATGTTTGATGGCGAGATTGACTGGCAGCAGTTTGAGGAAGTTGCGCGGTTCATGTTTGGCACCAAAGCTTATGTGGTTTTCACGATCGACTTGTTCGCCAGTCGGGTCATCAAACAG GCGCAAATTATACTCGGCGATCCACGTTGGCCCGAACTGTTCTCCCTTTTACAAAAAGAACGCCGCGAGACTGCGCCCGGGCCGACTTCCCAATTCTTGATCAACTACCGGCGCCAGGTCGAGTCTCTCATTGCGGGCGAAGACTCGCGCGAAAAGGATAATTCGAATTTGAACGTTCATCGTATTGTTTGG AATGGGGAGAGGAGAGTGTTGAGCTTCCAGTTGCTCGCGAGGGATGATGGGAGCGTTATGGACAGCGAGACAATGAATGGACGGTGGAGACAGTATATCGACTCGTATGTTTTG ACACACCAAACAGAGGGCATTCGTGGCACTGTGGCTGGACCTTTACTTCGTCG AAACCTTCGAGCAAACGACTCGGCCGAAGAAACACCCAAATACCATGCCGAAGGAGGTCTTCACATCAAAGTCGACATGCTCACCTACCGCTTGTTCTTCGTTTCCCGGACCGAAGAAACATACTGCCGTGAACGCACGAGCTCAGAAGTCCGCCAGTTGGACGAGCAAGCCAAAAGGACGGCATCCGCACGGACCAAGGCGTTTGATACATGGTTGGCGAGCAAGACCGAGGATAGGCAAAAACAAGACGATGTGTCGATGGAAATGTAA
- a CDS encoding ARM repeat-containing protein, protein MGKAQKKKAMRRHNPMRVPDSHIPKGLESAASSTRKDKVEAVLPIIQKMNSEDVAERTWACAAVSNLIQNDPATRRLLQGKNVVGTLITRLSDPSEEVAAEATGALRNLCIDGGFDICAEMFNKGIMGPLTEFIPKLSTTLQNVLSNPKSAPEKVQELVYEFAENIITILWCLSETSNKALNAINSISLIPFLMSFLINRAKLPRQVVHASVQCLYVLSEDNPPAIQTIRSESEYIACLVAISTAPQGPNDDEWDIGIRVLACGSLRNVSPLPAALNASSIDIDRSIALPLITPLLSYSLDGAVEEVKNTLANPPAPAPQNNSLKFAKLPKSDDKSPAEILLERIERRLRVLQLSLEILTGVCAQLPDPEPVPEELEDEDEDADMDREEGLEDEIIQSDADDAPMDEEPPSFLASPEADQNSIKLLTTLTPLLLSLSTPTSMSFPPSSATATITTEPTHLPTTSALTSVHISALECLSNLLLSFPTSDTGPVNPATAEVAVAAWPRAWTTLTASINAPSTTDRRMELSVAALGVLWGLARLARGVLAPQKEQVELLIQVADSTQADEQVQVKCVGILGSLAQNTGEIEMNKAIAQYLLSYIHPTPRSAEPTLHALSLLIDIYADEANTYDVNFRSLKGTEVLASSITPLRKLVRSIDRRKEGGTELRRWAEEVEGNVRGFVTYRRKLKI, encoded by the exons CAGACTCACATATCCCCAAAGGCCTCGAATCAGCTGCAAGTTCGACTCGGAAGGACAAGGTCGAAGCGGTATTGCCTATTATTCAGAAG ATGAATAGTGAAGACGTGGCCGAGCGTACATGGGCATGTGCAGCTGTATCAAATTTGATTCAAAACGACCCAGCGACGAGGAGGTTGTTACAAGGGAAGAACGTTGTCGGTACTCTAATCACCCGGCTGTCTGACCCATCAGAAGAGGTCGCAGCTGAAGCTACTGGGGCACTCAG GAACCTATGCATTGACGGAGGTTTCGACATTTGCGCCGAAATGTTTAATAAAGGGATAATGGGGCCTTTGACCGAGTTTATCCCCAAG TTGTCCACCACCCTCCAAAATGTATTGAGCAACCCCAAGTCGGCGCCCGAGAAGGTCCAAGAACTAGTTTACGAGTTTGCTGAAAATATAATTACCATCTTATGGTGCTTATC GGAAACCTCTAATAAAGCGCTAAATGCTATCAATTCAATTTCGCTTATTCCATTCCTCATGTCCTTTTTGATTAACCGTGCGAAGCTACCAAGGCAGGTCGTTCATGCGTCTG TCCAGTGCCTCTACGTTCTCTCAGAGGATAATCCACCCGCAATTCAAACTATTCGTTCTGAATCAGAGTACATTGCTTGTCTCGTTGCAATCTCGACCGCTCCGCAGGGGCCGAACGACGATGAATGGGACATAGGAATTCGAGTTTTAGCCTGCG GTTCATTGAGGAATGTTTCGCCATTACCCGCGGCACTCAACGCTTCGTCTATCGACATTGACCGTTCCATCGCATTACCATTAATTACACCCCTCCTGTCCTACTCTCTTGACGGGGCTGTCGAAGAGGTTAAGAATACTCTGGCAAATCCT CCCGCCCCAGCACCTCAAAACAACTCACTCAAATTCGCCAAACTTCCCAAGTCGGATGATAAATCTCCTGCAGAAATATTACTGGAGCGCATAGAGCGGAGATTGAGAGTGTTGCAACTTTCGCTGGAGATTTTAACTGGCGTGTGTGCTCAGTTACCTGATCCCGAACCTGTACCTGAGGAGCTGGAAGATGAGGACGAGGATGCAGATATGGACCGGGAAGAAGGACTGGAGGACGAAATTATCCAGAGCGATGCAG ATGATGCACCTATGGACGAAGAACCACCCTCCTTCCTGGCGTCCCCCGAAGCAGACCAAAATAGTATCAAACTGCTCACCACTCTCACACCACTACTCTTGTCACTAAGCACGCCCACATCCATGTCTTTCCCTCCCTCCTCTGCCACAGCTACTATAACCACCGAGCCCACCCACCTACCAACAACCTCGGCGCTCACATCTGTGCACATCTCCGCTCTTGAATGCCTCTCCAATCTGTTGTTATCTTTCCCTACATCCGATACAGGCCCCGTTAATCCTGCGACAGCAGAAGTAGCAGTCGCTGCATGGCCTCGGGCATGGACTACTCTGACCGCCTCGATCAATGCACCCTCGACAACAGATCGAAGAATGGAGTTATCGGTCGCAGCGCTTGGCGTTCTTTGGGGACTTGCACGGCTCGCAAGGGGGGTTTTGGCCCCTCAAAAAGAGCAAGTGGAGCTATTAATCCAAGTGGCGGACTCGACCCAGGCAGACGAACAAGTGCAGGTCAAGTGCGTCGGGATTTTGGGTAGTTTGGCTCAAAATACGGGGGAGATCGAAATGAACAAG GCCATTGCACAGTACCTCCTATCCTACATCCATCCAACCCCGCGCTCAGCCGAACCCACTCTTCACGCACTCTCACTCCTGATCGACATCTATGCAGACGAAGCCAACACCTACGACGTCAACTTTAGAAGCCTCAAGGGCACGGAAGTACTAGCGTCCTCTATAACGCCACTCCGTAAACTCGTACGAAGCATCGACAGGAGAAAGGAAGGTGGAACAGAACTCAGGAGGTGGGCGGAGGAGGTAGAAGGCAACGTCCGAGGATTCGTGACCTACCGACGCAAACTGAAGATATAA